From a single Armatimonadota bacterium genomic region:
- a CDS encoding AAA family ATPase, translating to MKLICVAGLPGTGKTHLAMRLADEMGALRLSRDEVRAKLFTTPSYSNSEKALAFGAMLFIARYFLSQGRDVILEGMPFSRRSERDAARALAKEVGAEFELLYCVCPDEVALQRIALQDHPAADRNEDLYYQVKARFEPIGEDEGAVVVDTGQSVD from the coding sequence ATGAAGCTAATCTGTGTCGCTGGACTTCCTGGCACTGGCAAAACCCACCTAGCTATGCGCCTAGCAGATGAGATGGGCGCACTTCGTTTGAGTCGTGATGAAGTTAGGGCAAAGCTCTTCACCACACCGAGTTACTCAAATTCCGAGAAGGCTTTAGCTTTCGGTGCTATGCTCTTCATTGCCCGGTATTTTCTAAGCCAAGGCAGGGACGTTATCCTTGAAGGAATGCCGTTTTCTAGGCGGTCCGAGCGTGATGCTGCAAGAGCGCTTGCGAAGGAGGTGGGTGCGGAATTCGAGTTGCTCTATTGTGTCTGCCCAGATGAGGTTGCCCTCCAGAGAATTGCTCTGCAGGACCATCCGGCTGCAGATCGAAATGAAGACCTTTACTACCAGGTTAAGGCACGTTTTGAGCCAATTGGGGAAGATGAGGGTGCGGTTGTAGTCGATACCGGGCAATCTGTTGATTAG
- a CDS encoding family 10 glycosylhydrolase: MAVANLEIENWNSDFPALSRRGCRFSFSQFMRAFLATLLVIPAGCALAQAERAGELNWAADERMIASVTIPAEVMPLKELCSVLSKQTSSEFYVDQRLEETKIVVHIGETRLKSIMNMVEAITGFQWRLVDDVFFLTRDARGSAVMAWRERYLEAKKAQEAGNLEADVRRWLNMTMPFLPSVDPAWQLTPLQQEQIAYQQAISLLTLTPSQVDWLNAALRAAGFKTSEVMTPVDQLAVDLREVPVKLNAAMIIRSKSGDFLIEKPLMPIMPKVAPPAPPKVGTIKIDEVREKEEEKKIAIKDKLQGLWITNVDLDGLDDVVSLAKAQGFDTIFVPIFGAGQPIYPSKIFTQDRKYADDDPLKKAIALAHGQGLKLIGVLDVTLWGDAEHPAPLVIASHPSIQDCNLLGRRYAEQEVWQNAEMQNLKPKSADVIPVAEAKTSGKEVYICPASSQAARLLKSLLAELSLNYELDGICLDRVDYAHSKPFIVAGQDLTPPFGYTVEVRKEMIRLHQIDPIDVDLWGVRTDADAQALALWDKFRRGKLIGLLTELSKQFKMDNPNGIFAVTVDLASDSQSPVHWAEVPKVDALIPKLTLAKSESEGTYVYSQSEAEAIVSLNRASLKAAAVIPAAGEFGAERLAEQITALSRVVKLAKDENLGGYILIGDVSGLRAALEAIGKQVP; the protein is encoded by the coding sequence ATGGCGGTTGCAAATTTGGAAATTGAGAACTGGAATTCTGACTTTCCGGCACTCTCTAGGAGAGGATGCAGGTTTAGCTTCTCTCAATTTATGCGGGCTTTCTTAGCAACCCTGCTGGTTATTCCGGCGGGTTGTGCGCTTGCCCAAGCCGAACGCGCGGGAGAGTTGAATTGGGCGGCGGATGAGAGAATGATCGCATCGGTCACGATTCCGGCTGAAGTGATGCCTTTGAAGGAATTGTGCTCAGTATTAAGCAAACAAACGAGCTCGGAGTTTTACGTAGACCAGAGGCTTGAGGAAACAAAAATCGTCGTTCACATTGGGGAAACTCGCCTCAAGAGCATAATGAACATGGTTGAGGCAATCACCGGTTTCCAATGGCGGTTAGTGGATGATGTCTTTTTTCTAACGCGAGATGCCCGCGGTTCTGCAGTAATGGCTTGGAGGGAACGATATTTGGAAGCCAAGAAAGCTCAAGAGGCTGGCAATCTTGAGGCAGACGTTCGACGTTGGCTTAATATGACTATGCCGTTCCTGCCAAGCGTTGATCCTGCATGGCAGCTTACGCCACTCCAGCAAGAGCAGATTGCTTATCAGCAAGCGATCTCGTTGCTTACCTTGACACCATCGCAGGTGGATTGGCTGAACGCTGCTCTTCGTGCTGCTGGTTTCAAGACAAGCGAGGTAATGACGCCGGTTGACCAGCTTGCAGTGGATCTTCGAGAAGTCCCTGTGAAACTAAACGCTGCCATGATAATACGTTCGAAGAGCGGCGACTTTCTCATTGAAAAGCCGCTTATGCCTATTATGCCAAAGGTTGCCCCGCCTGCACCTCCTAAAGTTGGAACAATTAAAATTGATGAAGTCAGGGAAAAGGAAGAGGAAAAAAAGATTGCAATTAAGGACAAGCTCCAAGGGTTATGGATTACTAATGTAGACCTCGATGGCCTAGATGATGTTGTGAGTCTTGCTAAAGCACAAGGTTTTGATACTATTTTCGTCCCAATATTTGGGGCTGGACAGCCAATCTATCCAAGCAAAATATTTACCCAAGATAGGAAATATGCTGACGATGATCCGCTTAAGAAGGCAATTGCTTTGGCACATGGGCAAGGCTTAAAGTTGATTGGTGTGTTGGATGTGACACTTTGGGGTGATGCCGAGCATCCTGCTCCTCTGGTAATTGCAAGCCATCCCAGCATCCAAGATTGCAACCTTCTCGGCAGGCGTTATGCTGAACAAGAGGTTTGGCAGAACGCCGAGATGCAAAATCTCAAACCGAAGTCTGCGGACGTTATTCCGGTTGCGGAGGCTAAAACCTCTGGCAAGGAGGTTTACATCTGCCCGGCTTCGTCCCAGGCGGCAAGGCTTCTGAAATCATTATTAGCCGAATTGAGCCTTAACTATGAACTTGATGGTATTTGCCTCGATCGAGTTGATTATGCGCACAGTAAGCCTTTTATAGTAGCTGGGCAGGACCTCACGCCGCCATTTGGATACACGGTGGAGGTGCGTAAAGAAATGATTCGCCTTCACCAAATTGATCCTATCGATGTTGATTTGTGGGGGGTGCGAACTGACGCTGATGCGCAAGCTTTGGCATTATGGGATAAGTTTCGGCGGGGGAAGCTCATAGGTCTTTTGACGGAACTTTCAAAGCAGTTTAAGATGGACAATCCTAACGGCATTTTTGCGGTGACCGTTGATCTTGCTTCTGATAGCCAGTCACCTGTTCACTGGGCGGAGGTGCCCAAAGTTGATGCTCTCATTCCAAAACTTACATTGGCAAAGTCCGAGAGTGAGGGCACATATGTTTATTCACAAAGCGAGGCAGAGGCGATAGTCAGCTTGAACCGTGCATCTCTCAAAGCTGCTGCAGTAATCCCGGCGGCCGGTGAGTTTGGTGCCGAAAGGCTAGCTGAGCAGATTACAGCATTGAGCCGAGTTGTTAAATTGGCGAAAGATGAAAACCTTGGGGGCTATATACTTATCGGCGATGTTTCTGGTCTGAGAGCGGCTTTGGAGGCGATTGGCAAACAGGTGCCATGA
- the tsaB gene encoding tRNA (adenosine(37)-N6)-threonylcarbamoyltransferase complex dimerization subunit type 1 TsaB, whose protein sequence is MPMKVLTLDTTTDTSSIAVADENNLLAEYNFAHKMDLSRRLMPDIVSMLKDCTLRIKDLNCIGVSLGPGSFTGLRIGVATAKTLAQVLNIPIVGIITLDLLAHQFDYLPNATVCPLVKVRKGEVYWAFFHTCNGKIKQITDYSAGPINEVIKMAQNLSPHPKTKSQKSERRIIFCGDGVEDALEELSKSLGDRVVPASKWLSYPKASILARLTLEKIAAGETSDPLLLVPFYIHRSAPEMRLEHGQ, encoded by the coding sequence GTGCCAATGAAAGTATTGACATTAGATACAACAACAGACACCTCAAGCATCGCAGTTGCCGACGAGAATAACCTACTCGCCGAATACAACTTTGCTCACAAAATGGACCTCTCTCGGCGGTTGATGCCAGATATTGTTTCAATGCTTAAAGACTGCACCCTGAGAATTAAAGACCTTAACTGCATTGGGGTTTCACTCGGACCTGGATCGTTTACTGGCTTGCGAATCGGAGTTGCAACAGCAAAAACCCTTGCTCAAGTGCTCAATATCCCAATCGTTGGAATCATCACACTCGACCTTCTAGCCCATCAATTCGATTACCTTCCCAATGCGACCGTCTGTCCGCTTGTGAAAGTTCGAAAGGGTGAGGTATACTGGGCTTTCTTTCACACATGCAATGGAAAAATTAAGCAGATTACCGACTACTCGGCTGGACCAATAAATGAAGTAATTAAGATGGCCCAGAATCTCTCCCCACATCCCAAAACAAAAAGCCAGAAATCAGAGCGCAGAATCATTTTCTGCGGGGACGGCGTAGAGGACGCCTTGGAAGAACTAAGCAAGTCGCTTGGCGACCGGGTAGTCCCGGCATCCAAATGGCTTTCCTATCCAAAGGCTTCAATTCTAGCGAGGCTGACCTTAGAAAAAATTGCTGCCGGTGAAACATCCGACCCCCTTTTGCTCGTTCCTTTTTACATCCACCGCTCTGCTCCCGAGATGCGGCTCGAGCATGGCCAATAG
- a CDS encoding polyprenol monophosphomannose synthase → MRGIVVVPTYNERDNIVQLIEAVMKIPIELDMLIVDDNSPDCTADLVEQISLTNARVHLMRRTGNRGFGPSYVDGFKWALAKGYDAIFSMDADFSHDPESLPSLAKALEEHDMVLGSRYFEGRVSVVNWPLFRLFLSVFAGRYVRLITGLKVGDPTTGFRGFRRHVLESINLDTIKSNGYSFLVETLYRAYKCGFDIAEVPIIFTERREGSSKMSRKIMFEAALMPWRLRFGRFRPPKSCKP, encoded by the coding sequence ATGCGTGGCATAGTAGTTGTACCAACTTATAATGAGAGAGACAACATTGTTCAGTTAATTGAGGCCGTAATGAAAATCCCGATAGAACTGGACATGCTAATTGTTGACGATAACTCCCCCGACTGCACCGCCGATTTAGTTGAACAAATAAGCTTGACAAATGCCCGGGTTCATCTGATGAGGCGCACTGGGAATCGAGGTTTTGGCCCTTCTTATGTTGATGGTTTCAAGTGGGCGCTTGCAAAAGGATACGATGCGATATTCAGCATGGATGCGGATTTTTCGCATGATCCAGAAAGTTTGCCAAGCTTGGCGAAGGCATTAGAAGAACATGATATGGTACTAGGTTCGCGATACTTTGAAGGTCGCGTAAGTGTTGTGAACTGGCCTCTGTTTCGGCTTTTTCTGAGCGTGTTTGCCGGAAGGTATGTACGATTAATCACTGGTTTAAAGGTTGGAGATCCCACAACTGGGTTCAGAGGTTTCCGAAGGCATGTGCTTGAATCGATTAATCTTGATACAATCAAATCCAACGGCTACTCTTTCCTTGTCGAGACTCTTTATCGCGCGTATAAGTGTGGTTTTGACATAGCGGAAGTTCCTATCATATTCACTGAAAGGAGAGAGGGAAGCTCAAAGATGTCAAGAAAAATAATGTTTGAAGCTGCGTTAATGCCTTGGCGTTTAAGGTTCGGCCGCTTCCGCCCTCCCAAATCTTGTAAACCTTAG
- the serA gene encoding phosphoglycerate dehydrogenase — translation MGMPRILVSDPVAKEGIEILQKHFDVDVKTGLEKSKLIEIIGDYDALIVRSETKVTADVLEAAKNMKIIGRAGVGVDNIDVPVATEKGIIVVNSPGGNTIAAAELTMAMMLALARNIPQGHASLRAGEWKRSKFVGNELYGKTLGIYGLGKIGSAVAKRAQSFEMDIIAYDPFVSEEYASKIGVELVSMDELLRRSDYITIHVPATKDTKGSIGKDEIEKMKPGVRIINVARGGIVDEAALAKAVEEGKVAGIAFDVYESEPPPPDNPLLKLDKAITTPHLGASTEEAQINVAIDVAEQIVDVLNGKPARSAVNMPALSAEVLAAVEPFMLLGERIGMMATQLTDGAVKSIEIAYCGDLSTMEYGPVGRSVLKGLLQPILTEPVNLVNAPVIAESRGIRITESKSVGPEDYTSLLAVKVKTDKGEKLIEGTVFGKRDFRIVKIDGFMIDVVPDGAMLVTTHIDKPGVIGRVGTLLGNHNINIAGMHVGRAGIGKEAVMVLNVDDPVPDLVMDEIRKLDGIETAKLVQFNQN, via the coding sequence GTGGGTATGCCAAGGATCTTAGTAAGCGATCCTGTCGCAAAAGAAGGAATTGAAATTCTCCAGAAGCATTTCGACGTAGATGTAAAGACCGGATTGGAGAAATCCAAGCTAATCGAGATTATCGGCGACTATGATGCTCTGATTGTTCGAAGCGAGACAAAAGTCACAGCCGATGTTCTCGAAGCAGCAAAAAACATGAAAATCATCGGCCGGGCAGGCGTCGGCGTAGACAACATTGATGTCCCTGTTGCTACCGAGAAAGGAATCATTGTTGTCAATTCACCCGGCGGGAACACTATTGCTGCTGCTGAGCTTACGATGGCAATGATGCTAGCTCTCGCACGGAATATCCCCCAAGGGCATGCCTCATTGCGCGCTGGCGAGTGGAAACGAAGCAAATTCGTCGGTAATGAGCTCTATGGAAAAACGCTGGGTATCTATGGGCTTGGAAAGATTGGAAGCGCTGTTGCCAAGCGGGCGCAAAGCTTCGAGATGGACATCATAGCATACGATCCATTCGTTTCCGAAGAGTACGCCAGCAAGATAGGCGTCGAGCTTGTTAGCATGGATGAACTCCTTAGAAGAAGTGACTATATTACAATCCACGTACCAGCAACAAAAGATACAAAGGGCTCAATCGGCAAAGATGAGATTGAAAAAATGAAGCCAGGAGTGCGCATCATTAATGTTGCCCGAGGAGGAATTGTCGACGAAGCCGCCCTGGCAAAAGCAGTCGAGGAAGGTAAGGTAGCTGGAATAGCCTTCGACGTTTATGAGTCAGAACCACCCCCTCCAGACAACCCGCTGCTCAAGCTGGACAAAGCAATCACCACTCCGCACTTAGGAGCATCAACCGAGGAAGCTCAGATTAATGTCGCAATTGACGTCGCTGAGCAGATTGTAGATGTCCTTAATGGCAAGCCTGCTCGCAGTGCAGTAAACATGCCAGCTCTGAGCGCCGAAGTACTAGCTGCAGTGGAACCATTCATGCTTCTCGGCGAACGGATTGGTATGATGGCAACACAACTTACGGATGGTGCTGTCAAGTCTATCGAAATTGCTTACTGCGGCGATCTTTCCACCATGGAGTACGGTCCGGTCGGGCGCTCTGTACTAAAAGGCCTGCTCCAACCGATTCTTACAGAACCGGTGAACCTAGTCAACGCCCCAGTCATTGCCGAATCCAGAGGCATACGGATTACAGAAAGCAAAAGTGTAGGACCAGAAGACTATACCAGCCTTCTAGCCGTCAAGGTAAAGACTGACAAGGGCGAAAAGCTAATTGAGGGAACAGTCTTCGGAAAAAGAGATTTCAGAATAGTAAAGATTGATGGATTTATGATTGACGTAGTTCCCGACGGAGCAATGCTTGTCACAACCCACATAGATAAACCGGGAGTTATTGGCCGAGTAGGGACACTTCTCGGTAACCACAACATAAACATCGCCGGTATGCATGTTGGCAGAGCAGGCATCGGCAAGGAAGCAGTAATGGTTCTAAACGTTGACGACCCAGTGCCGGACCTAGTAATGGATGAGATTAGAAAGCTAGATGGCATAGAAACCGCAAAACTTGTGCAGTTCAACCAAAATTAA
- a CDS encoding LysE family translocator, translated as MTLSAIFISSFMVALSGALMPGPLLTVTIAQTAKKGFVSSVLLVVGHVTLELILVIFLFSGLGHVLRMKPITGGIAIIGGITLLFMGWSMFHDARCGALDPPSTKTSHRETQSKGSMLNSMLTGMAVSITNPYWIIWWATIGLAGITFFAGLRQNVLWALGAFYVGHSMGDIIWYLIVGAAVASGRRLLSTNIYRAIVQICALFLIFLGGSFIYLVATGNLWKIQTATDWAKSW; from the coding sequence TTGACACTGAGCGCAATCTTTATATCATCGTTCATGGTGGCCCTTTCGGGAGCACTAATGCCTGGACCACTACTTACGGTAACCATTGCCCAGACTGCAAAGAAAGGCTTCGTTTCGTCAGTGCTTCTCGTCGTAGGTCACGTGACCCTGGAACTTATTTTAGTTATCTTTCTATTTTCCGGCTTGGGTCACGTCCTTAGGATGAAGCCAATAACTGGCGGAATCGCCATTATCGGAGGAATAACGCTTCTTTTTATGGGCTGGAGCATGTTTCATGACGCTCGGTGCGGCGCCCTCGACCCTCCCTCAACAAAAACATCTCACCGAGAAACCCAATCCAAAGGTTCCATGCTGAACTCCATGCTTACCGGAATGGCAGTAAGTATTACAAATCCTTACTGGATTATTTGGTGGGCAACAATTGGTCTTGCTGGAATAACTTTTTTCGCAGGACTTCGCCAAAACGTGCTCTGGGCACTCGGAGCATTCTATGTAGGCCATAGCATGGGAGACATCATCTGGTACTTGATAGTTGGTGCAGCTGTTGCTAGCGGGCGAAGGCTCCTGAGCACAAATATCTATCGCGCAATAGTGCAGATTTGCGCTCTATTTCTCATTTTCCTGGGCGGCTCATTTATTTACCTAGTAGCTACAGGCAACCTTTGGAAAATTCAAACGGCTACGGATTGGGCAAAAAGTTGGTAA